Below is a window of Longimicrobium terrae DNA.
TCAGCGTGAGGCGCGGGTCGTTGCCGTACTCGTTCAGCAGCGGCCGCAGGTTGCGCGTGTACTCCGTCGCCACCGGGATGTCGGCGCCCTTGTCCAGCCCGAAGCGCTCGAACACGCCGGTGTTGTGGTCGCGCAGCGCGCCGGGATGCAGCTGCATCACCAGCCCGTCCTCGGTGGACATGCGCGCCATCTCCATCAGCATGTGCGCCTCAAAGCGCCGCTGGTCCGCCGCCGTCGCTTCTCCCGCCAGCGCACGGGCGAACAGGCGCTGCGCCTCGTCATCCGCCAGACGCTCCGTGTACGGCTCCACGACGCCGTGGTCCGTGGCCGCGGCGCCCATCGACCGGAAGAAGTCGCGGCGGTCCTGCAGCGCATCTACGAACGCCGCGTAGTCGCCGATCGCCATCCCCGAAGCGGAGGCGAGCGCGGCGATGTGGCCGTCCCATCCCGGCTGGGCGATCCGGAAGACGGCGTCGGGGCGGAAGGTGGGGATCACGCGCCCCTTCCACCCGGACTCGCGGATCGTGCGGTGGTGCTCCAGCGGGTCCGCCGCGGCGTCGGTGGTGCTGAGGACTTCGATGTTGAAGCGGTCGAACAGCGCGCGGGGGCGGAACTCGTCGGACTGCAGGCGCTCGGCGATCTGGTCGTACACGCGCATGGCGGTGCGGCCGTTCAGGCGCGTGCGCACGCCGAACACCTCGTACAGCTCCTGGTTGAGCCAGGCGCCGGTGGGCGTTCCGCGGAACAGATGGTAGTGGTCGGCGAAGGTCTGCCAGATCTTGCGCGGATCACTCTCCACCGCGCTGCCGTCGCGGGTGGGGACGCCCATGCTTTCCATGGGCACGCCCTGCGAGTACAG
It encodes the following:
- the uxaC gene encoding glucuronate isomerase, whose protein sequence is MDSDALVLHEDRFFDPDPAVRAIARALYERTRDLPLVCPHGHVDPALLANNDFFPEPTTLIVVPDHYIFRMLYSQGVPMESMGVPTRDGSAVESDPRKIWQTFADHYHLFRGTPTGAWLNQELYEVFGVRTRLNGRTAMRVYDQIAERLQSDEFRPRALFDRFNIEVLSTTDAAADPLEHHRTIRESGWKGRVIPTFRPDAVFRIAQPGWDGHIAALASASGMAIGDYAAFVDALQDRRDFFRSMGAAATDHGVVEPYTERLADDEAQRLFARALAGEATAADQRRFEAHMLMEMARMSTEDGLVMQLHPGALRDHNTGVFERFGLDKGADIPVATEYTRNLRPLLNEYGNDPRLTLILFTLDESTYARELAPLAGHYPALRLGPPWWFHDSAQGMKRFREQTTETAGLYNTAGFNDDTRAFCSIPARHDLSRRMDADFLAGLVARHVIEAEDAHELARALAYDLARKTYRLDQPAEVPESAAMAGVGA